The Rhizobium rhododendri nucleotide sequence GAGGATGCCGGCGTCGAATGTGTCGCCGGCGCCGACTGTATCGACCACAGTGACGCGTTCGCTCGGCACAGAGACCTTCTGCGACTTGGTGTATCCCGTCGCGCCCTCCGCCCCCTTGGTGATGACAACCAGCCTGGCGCCGTGGTCGAGCCAATGGGAGGCCAGTTGGTCATGGTCGCCGGACATGCCGAACCATTCCAGATCCTCGTCCGAGAATTTCAGGATGTCCGACATCGCCGCCATGCGCTTGATGCGCGCCATATGGGCCGGCTTGTCCTTGATGAAGCCCGGCCGGATGTTCGGATCGAGCGAGATGACGCGGCGGGCCTGCTCGCGCGCCATCAATGCCTCGTAGGTCTCGCCGCAGGGGCTGGGGATGAGGCTGATGGCGCCGAAATGCAGCGCCTCGCAGCTGTCGCCGAGGTCCGGCAGATCGGCTTCGGTGATCATCCGGCCGGCGGTGCCTTCGTCGTAGAAGGCATAGGTCGCCTGGCCGTTGACCAGCTTCACGAAGGCGATGGTGCTGGGCCGCGAAACGATGGCGCAGGGGCTGGAATCGACGTTGCTCGCCTTCAGCGTCTCGATCAGGATTTCGCCCAGCATATCGTCGGCAAGGCCGGTGAAGAAGGCAGTCTCGACGCCGAGGCGACCGAGCGCGATAGCGGTGTTGAAGATCGCACCGCCGGCATAGGGCGCAAAGGCCTTTTCACCCAGCGTCGTTTCCCGGGGCAGCATGTCGATCAAAGCTTCGCCGCAGCACAATATCATTCCGGCCTCCCAGAGAGCGTGTCTCTATCTTGTACACTGTCAAAAACGGTTAGAGCGATTTCGAAGAAATGCAAAGCGTCACGTCGCCGAAAGCTGGGTGATGCCGCCGTGCGCGCCCGACCAGGCGAGCGGTGCATCGAGAAACGCCTCGACGGCGGACAGCGTCTTCTCGTCGAAAAGCTTCTGCGCCTTGGCGACGGCAAGCACGTTGCGCCACGTGGCGATATGATGGAAGTGCACCTTGCCGTCGGCAAACCGCAACGCCCCTTCGTCAAAAATGCCGTAGTAAAAAAGAGCAATCGCGTGGTCGACGATGCCGCCGGCAGCGCGGATCGCGTCGATGAACGTGAACATGCTGCCGCCGGCCGTTGTCAGGTCCTCGATAACCAGCACGCGCGCGCCGGCCGGCATGTCGCCCTCTATCTGGGCGTTGCGGCCATGGCCCTTGGGCTTCTTGCGGACATAGATCATCGGCAGGCCGAGGCGGTCGGCGAGCAGCGCTGCAAAGGGGATCCCGGCCGTCTCGCCGCCGGCGATGCAGTCGAACTGCTCGAACCCGGCATCGCGCAACAGCACGCTGGCAGCAAAGTCCATGACCGTCGAGCGGACGCGTGGATAGGAAAGCAGTTTGCGGCAATCGATATAGACGGGGCTGGCCATGCCCGAGGCAAATTTGTAGGGCGTCTCGGCGTTGAAATGCACAGCCTTGATTTCCCAGAGCATCTTTGCCAGAAGTTCAGCCATCACGGCGCGGTCGGGAAATGTCGTCTGCATGATGCGGCTCTCCTCAGGCTTTGAACGTTGCCTGCGGCATAGCAGCAAGGCGCGGCGGTTTCCAGAAGGCGACCACGTTTACGGGCTTAAATTACGCGGAGCGCCTGTTAAAAATGAGGCCACCAGGGGAGGCTCAGACCTGTTCAAGCCGTGATGCGGCGCCATATGGACAGCTTCGCCTCATCCACAGCGAAGTTTGTTATTAAGTAATAACTAATAAGATATATATCCTGGTCGTTTCCTTGCCATTGTGGGTTGCGGTTGAAAAATTCATTAAAATGGTTGGTATTTGCTTAGGATTGAGGTTTCTAAATTACCCTTAGTTTCCACCCGCCAAATGGGGCATGCAAGGAGACCGGAATGCGCCTGCCACGATCTGCGGCACTGAAGAAATTTGGTTCGTCGCTTACGCTGAAGATCTTCTCGATCTGCTTCCTGGCGACGCATCTGCCGCTGCTGGCGCTGATCGCCTATCTGCTGACGGGCTATGAAGCGGCAGCGATGCCGATCCTCGCCACTGCACTGCTGGCGACGTTACTGGGCACGGGGCTCTGTTTTCTCTCGGTGTGGCTGTTGCTGCGGCCGCTGGAGGCTGTGACCAAAACCGTGCAGGCCTACCGGGAAACCGGTGCGGTATCGACGATCCGCAGCCAGCGCCGCGATGAAATCGGCGTCGTCGTCAACGCGGTGTCGACGCTGATTGCAGAACTGCATGCGACTCTATCCCAACTACGCCGCCAGGCGACGACCGATGTGCTGACCGGCCTCGGCAACCGCCGCTGGCTGCGCGATATCGGCACTTCGGAACTCCAGCGCGCAGAACGCGAAAATGAGCCGGTTTGCGTCATTGTCTTCGATCTCGATCACTTCAAGACCATCAACGACGAGCATGGGCACGAGGTGGGCGACCAGGTGCTGACCGTGACCGGCGCGATCATCCAGCACAACATGCGGCCTTACGATATCGCAGCGCGTATCGGCGGCGAAGAGTTCTGCATCCTTTTGCCGCGCACCGACACCGCGCAGGCGATTGCCATTGCCGAACGTTTGCGAAGGGAGCTGGCAACCCGGGCGGTCGGCCCCGTGCCCGCCGGGCGGATTACCGCTAGCTTCGGCGTCTACTGCGGCGATCCGACCACCGAGACACTGAAAACGATGATGATGGCAGCCGACCGCAAATTGTATGCGGCTAAGAACGGCGGACGTAATGCCGTTCACTGGGATACCGCCAGGCCTGTCGCGGAAGTCGCAGTCAGGCAGTAGCGGATTCAGTTTCCGGTGGATTTTCCGTCTCGCTCGTGACGACATGAAGATACTCAGCGGTCTCCACGCGGTTTCGGCCGTTACGTTTCGCGGCATAAAGCGCCCGGTCGGCAGCCTGGAGGACGCCTTCGAAATCGGCTCCCTCGTTTGAGCCGAAGGCGATGCCGGCACTGACGGTACATTTGACGGTCTTGCCTTCGAAGGAAAAGGAGCGTGCCGCAAAACACTCGCGTATGCGGTCGGCGATCTGTTCGGCCCGGCCGGGCATGACATTGTCGAGCACCAGCGTGAATTCCTCGCCGCCGAGACGGGCCACGACGTCGTAGGCCCTGAGATTGGTGACGAGTTCTTCGGCGAACAATTTGAGAACGGCATCTCCTGCCGCATGGCCAAATTCGTCATTGACCGCCTTGAACCGATCGATGTCGAAGATAACAGCGGCCATCACAGTCGAAAAGCTCCTGTTTCCGCAACGATCGAACAGCGCCCTGCGGTTCATCAGACCCGTCAGCTGGTCCGTCATGGCATCCGACCGGTGACGGGTCGCCTGGCGCCACTGATGGAGGGCCAGCGACAGGGCGCCGATTCCCGTCATGGCAGCGATGGCAACCGCGATGCTGAGGTTTTCCGCCCAGTTTTGAGGCGCCTTGCCAATCACCATCTTGCCGTCGGAGATGAGGACGGCGGAGCAGAGCACGAAGGTGAACGCGGTCAGGAGGTAGAGAGTCGTGATACCGTAGATCGGAGCGGGCGCCTCGGCGCGGCCGAGCCAATATTCATAAGCTGTGGCTGACAGCATCGCAGCGATGACGAGATTGTAGACGATGAAGGCCAGCCCGTCATAACCGAGCAACATCGGCGGCACGCTTATGGCCAGCCCCAGGACAGTACCGGCGACGATCCTGACGGGAGACAGGCGATCCTTCCTGAACTGGTAGCCTGCCGCCCAGATGACGGAGAAACCGGAGAGAGCGATGGTGAAGGAGACGATCGCGAGGCTCATCGTCGGATGAGCTACATAGAAGCTGTAACAGCAGATCGCTGCGACGACCAACAGCAACCCAATGGCGCAGGTTAGGAGGAATGTTTCAGGTCGGCGGTTGAGCCAGCTACCCAGCAACGTCACCGCAAGGCAAAACGTCGATGCACCCAGCGCGATCAGAAGAGAATTATAGTCGAGCATCATGCCGTCTCTCTACGGGTTCATTCCGCGATGCATGGTATCAGCGCGAGACTATTCTGACATAGGTATCCAATCGGTTACCATCATGCGCAAAAAGCCTGGTTTTGTCGCATGAAGGCATGTCCAATGACGGACATTATAGCTGCCTAAGGTTCGACGGCCCAATGCAGCGGGAACATCGGGTCGAAAACTGTCACTGGACCCGCTCCCGTCTCTATTTTCTCCGGAAACGCAATCGATTCGACCCGGCGGACCAGCGTCATCGTCTCCGTATTCGGCTGCAGTCCATACCATGCCGGTCCGTTCAGCGACACGAAGGCCTCCAGCTTGTCGAGTGCGCCTTCCTGTTCGAAGACATGCGCAAGGCAGCTCATCGTGTTGATCGAGGTGTAGATGCCGGCGCAGCCGCAGGCACATTCCTTGAGCGGGTCGACATGGGGCGCGGAGTCGGTACCAAGGAAAAACCGATGGTCGCCGCTTGTCGCTGCCGCCCGCAAAGCCAGCCGATGGCTCTCGCGCTTGGCGACCGGCAGACAATAATAGTGCGGCCGGATACCGCCGACGAGGATGGCGTTGCGGTTGATGATCAGGTGGTGGGTGGTGATCGTCCCGGCCAGGTTGGCGGTTGCCGACTTGATATAGTCGATCCCGTCGGAGGTGGTGACATGCTCCATCGTCACCTTCAGTTCGGGCAGGCGCTGGCGCAGCGGATCGAGAACTGTCTCGATGAACACCGCCTCACGATCGAATATATCGACGTCGGCAGCCGTTACCTCACCGTGGACGCAGAGTGGCAGGCCAATCTTCGCCATACGCTCCAGCACCGGCATCGCCTTGTTGAAATCGCGCACTCCACCATGCGAGTTTGTCGTGGCGCCCGCCGGGTAAAGTTTTACGGCAGTGATCAGGCCGCTGTTCTTGCCCTCCTCGACATCGTCGGGGCTGGTGTGTTCGGTGAGATAAAGCGTCATCAGTGGCTGGAAGCTGTCGCCCTCCGGCAACGCCGCCATGATCCGTTCCCGGTAGGCTATTGCATCGGCAGTGGTCACCACTGGCGGTACGAGATTGGGCATGATGATGGCGCGGGCGAAGTGGCGGCTGCTGTCTCCGATCACGCCCTCCATCATTGCACCGTCGCGAAGGTGCAGATGCCAGTCGTCGGGGCGGCGGATGGTAAGCTTTTGCATCGATGTCTCCCGGAGGCGGGCTTATGGCGTCGCGCCGGGATAACATTCATGCACCGCCGATGACAACTGTCTTCGTCAAGGTGCTGCCAAGTAGGTATCAGGCGATTTCCAGCGTCACGTCTGCCGGGCGCCTGTTGCCGAGGATCAGCCGGCCGTTCGGCAGGTCGTTGTCGTAGACCTTCGCGTGGGCTTCCTCTTCGCTCAGCTTATAGCCGCGCCAGCGCGCCCAGAGGCGCTCCTCCAGCACTTCCATCGGCGGCGCCATCAGGATCGAAAAATCGAACATGCCCTCCAGTTCAGCCCATTTTCCCTGGCTGAACAGGAGATAGTTGCCCTCGACGATGATGAAGCGATGATCGGGCGAGACAACGCGGGCGGAGGCGATCGCCAGTTCGCGCGACCGGTCGAAGACCGGCACGAGAACTTCCTGGTCGCCAGGCCGTACGGCCTTGACGATGTCGAGGAAGGCGCGCACGTCGAAAGTTTCCGGCGTGCCTTTGCGGGCAAGCTGGCCCCGGGCGATCAGGATGGCGTTGTCCATGTGGAAACCGTCCATCGGCAGCACTTCGGCGCTTTCGCCGCGTGCTTTGAGTGCATCGGCCAGGTTATCGGCCAGCGTCGATTTGCCGGCCCCGGGAGGACCGGCAATCGCCACCATGAACCGCTTGACCGATCCAGCCCTGTCGATGATCTGGCCGGCCATGTCCTCGACAGTCGGGCTCATGCAGCGACGGTCTCGGCGGGCACGCCCTTGGCGCCTGTCATGAAGGCAACGGCGTCGGACATCGAGTAGTCCTTCGGGTTGATGACCGTCAGGCGCTTGCCAAGCCTATGGATGTGGATGCGATCGGCCACTTCGAAGACATGCGGCATGTTGTGGGAGATCAGAACGATCGGAATGCCGCGTGACCGCACGTCGAGGATCAGTTCGAGAACGCGACGACTTTCCTTGACGCCGAGCGCTGCCGTCGGTTCATCGAGGATGATGACCTTTGATCCAAAAGCTGCAGCGCGCGCCACGGCCACGCCCTGGCGCTGGCCGCCGGAGAGGGTTTCGACGGTCTGGTTGATATTCTGGATCGTCATGAGCCCGAGTTCCGAAAGCTTGTCGCGGGCCTTGGTCTCCATGGCCGGCCGGTCAAGCATGCGAAACACGCTGCCGAGAATGCCAGGCTTGCGGATCTCGCGACCGAGGAACATGTTGTCTGCGATCGAAAGCGCCGGCGAAAGAGCCAGGTTCTGGTAGACCGTCTCGATGCCGGCTTCGCGGGCCTCGAGCGGCGACTTGAACTGAACCACACGGCCTTCCAGCTTGATCTCGCCTTCGTCGACGATAGTAGCTCCGGAAATGGCCTTGATGAGCGACGACTTGCCGGCGCCGTTATCGCCGATGACCGCCAGGATCTCGCCCGGATAAAGGTCGAAGTCGGCATGGTCGAGGGCGGTTACGCGGCCGTAGCGCTTGACGAGGCCACGGGCGGTGAGAATGGGTTGAGCGGCCATGTTACACCGAAACCTTTCTGATCCACTGATCGATGGCGACAGCGGCGATGATGAGAACGCCGGTGAGCAGAACTTTCCATTGCGGATCGGCGCCGAGCATGTTGAGGCCCATCGATACGACGCCGACGATCATTGCGCCAAACAGCGTTCCGAGGATGGAACCACGGCCGCCGAACAGCGAGATACCGCCGATAACGGTTGCCGTGATGGCCTGTAGGTTGAAGTCGGTGACGGCCGAAGACGGGGAAACCGA carries:
- a CDS encoding GGDEF domain-containing protein; this encodes MMLDYNSLLIALGASTFCLAVTLLGSWLNRRPETFLLTCAIGLLLVVAAICCYSFYVAHPTMSLAIVSFTIALSGFSVIWAAGYQFRKDRLSPVRIVAGTVLGLAISVPPMLLGYDGLAFIVYNLVIAAMLSATAYEYWLGRAEAPAPIYGITTLYLLTAFTFVLCSAVLISDGKMVIGKAPQNWAENLSIAVAIAAMTGIGALSLALHQWRQATRHRSDAMTDQLTGLMNRRALFDRCGNRSFSTVMAAVIFDIDRFKAVNDEFGHAAGDAVLKLFAEELVTNLRAYDVVARLGGEEFTLVLDNVMPGRAEQIADRIRECFAARSFSFEGKTVKCTVSAGIAFGSNEGADFEGVLQAADRALYAAKRNGRNRVETAEYLHVVTSETENPPETESATA
- a CDS encoding orotate phosphoribosyltransferase, encoding MMQTTFPDRAVMAELLAKMLWEIKAVHFNAETPYKFASGMASPVYIDCRKLLSYPRVRSTVMDFAASVLLRDAGFEQFDCIAGGETAGIPFAALLADRLGLPMIYVRKKPKGHGRNAQIEGDMPAGARVLVIEDLTTAGGSMFTFIDAIRAAGGIVDHAIALFYYGIFDEGALRFADGKVHFHHIATWRNVLAVAKAQKLFDEKTLSAVEAFLDAPLAWSGAHGGITQLSAT
- a CDS encoding ATP-binding cassette domain-containing protein, producing the protein MAAQPILTARGLVKRYGRVTALDHADFDLYPGEILAVIGDNGAGKSSLIKAISGATIVDEGEIKLEGRVVQFKSPLEAREAGIETVYQNLALSPALSIADNMFLGREIRKPGILGSVFRMLDRPAMETKARDKLSELGLMTIQNINQTVETLSGGQRQGVAVARAAAFGSKVIILDEPTAALGVKESRRVLELILDVRSRGIPIVLISHNMPHVFEVADRIHIHRLGKRLTVINPKDYSMSDAVAFMTGAKGVPAETVAA
- a CDS encoding carbohydrate kinase family protein, giving the protein MILCCGEALIDMLPRETTLGEKAFAPYAGGAIFNTAIALGRLGVETAFFTGLADDMLGEILIETLKASNVDSSPCAIVSRPSTIAFVKLVNGQATYAFYDEGTAGRMITEADLPDLGDSCEALHFGAISLIPSPCGETYEALMAREQARRVISLDPNIRPGFIKDKPAHMARIKRMAAMSDILKFSDEDLEWFGMSGDHDQLASHWLDHGARLVVITKGAEGATGYTKSQKVSVPSERVTVVDTVGAGDTFDAGILASLKMNNLLTKAQVASLDEKALRDALGLGAKAAAVTVSRAGANPPWAREIGL
- a CDS encoding GGDEF domain-containing protein — protein: MRLPRSAALKKFGSSLTLKIFSICFLATHLPLLALIAYLLTGYEAAAMPILATALLATLLGTGLCFLSVWLLLRPLEAVTKTVQAYRETGAVSTIRSQRRDEIGVVVNAVSTLIAELHATLSQLRRQATTDVLTGLGNRRWLRDIGTSELQRAERENEPVCVIVFDLDHFKTINDEHGHEVGDQVLTVTGAIIQHNMRPYDIAARIGGEEFCILLPRTDTAQAIAIAERLRRELATRAVGPVPAGRITASFGVYCGDPTTETLKTMMMAADRKLYAAKNGGRNAVHWDTARPVAEVAVRQ
- the pyrC gene encoding dihydroorotase, which gives rise to MQKLTIRRPDDWHLHLRDGAMMEGVIGDSSRHFARAIIMPNLVPPVVTTADAIAYRERIMAALPEGDSFQPLMTLYLTEHTSPDDVEEGKNSGLITAVKLYPAGATTNSHGGVRDFNKAMPVLERMAKIGLPLCVHGEVTAADVDIFDREAVFIETVLDPLRQRLPELKVTMEHVTTSDGIDYIKSATANLAGTITTHHLIINRNAILVGGIRPHYYCLPVAKRESHRLALRAAATSGDHRFFLGTDSAPHVDPLKECACGCAGIYTSINTMSCLAHVFEQEGALDKLEAFVSLNGPAWYGLQPNTETMTLVRRVESIAFPEKIETGAGPVTVFDPMFPLHWAVEP
- a CDS encoding nucleoside triphosphate hydrolase, which translates into the protein MSPTVEDMAGQIIDRAGSVKRFMVAIAGPPGAGKSTLADNLADALKARGESAEVLPMDGFHMDNAILIARGQLARKGTPETFDVRAFLDIVKAVRPGDQEVLVPVFDRSRELAIASARVVSPDHRFIIVEGNYLLFSQGKWAELEGMFDFSILMAPPMEVLEERLWARWRGYKLSEEEAHAKVYDNDLPNGRLILGNRRPADVTLEIA